From Halobacterium sp. R2-5, the proteins below share one genomic window:
- a CDS encoding DUF502 domain-containing protein: MRLKESLKSSFLAGVVLVAPLLATLVILRFVSDLLAGQLQPIVESTRLATYTANNELLAQLVAAVVLLVSVTLLGAFAKRPLGQHVFGRTGRLVNFVPVFRTIYGSIKQMANSVSSRSSDFESAVYVEYERDGLYRLGLKTGNSPSDVEDVAGEPAHNVFVPGSPNPTQGALLLVPESRVYDADLSVRAAIRILMTTGMADGSGNGDAVLEFDDSGLPPVGADYGSEDGT; this comes from the coding sequence ATGCGGCTCAAGGAGTCACTGAAGAGCAGCTTTCTGGCGGGCGTGGTACTCGTCGCGCCGCTGCTCGCGACGCTCGTCATCCTCCGCTTCGTCTCCGACCTGCTGGCCGGCCAGCTACAGCCCATCGTCGAGAGCACGCGGCTCGCGACGTACACCGCGAACAACGAACTGCTCGCGCAGCTCGTCGCCGCCGTGGTGTTGCTGGTCTCGGTCACCCTACTGGGCGCGTTCGCGAAGCGCCCGCTCGGCCAGCACGTCTTCGGCCGGACCGGCCGGCTCGTCAACTTCGTTCCCGTGTTCCGCACCATCTACGGGAGCATCAAGCAGATGGCGAACTCCGTCTCCTCGCGGAGCTCGGACTTCGAGTCCGCGGTGTACGTCGAGTACGAGCGCGACGGGCTCTACCGGCTCGGCCTGAAGACCGGGAACAGCCCGAGCGACGTCGAGGACGTCGCGGGCGAGCCCGCGCACAACGTGTTCGTCCCCGGCAGCCCGAACCCCACGCAGGGCGCGCTGTTGCTCGTGCCGGAGAGCCGCGTCTACGACGCGGACCTGAGCGTGCGCGCGGCCATCCGCATCCTGATGACCACGGGGATGGCGGACGGCTCCGGCAACGGCGACGCGGTCCTCGAATTCGACGACAGCGGGCTGCCGCCTGTCGGCGCCGACTACGGCAGCGAGGACGGTACGTAG